Proteins encoded by one window of Canis lupus dingo isolate Sandy chromosome 10, ASM325472v2, whole genome shotgun sequence:
- the TMBIM4 gene encoding protein lifeguard 4 encodes MADPDPRYPCASIEDDFNYGSCVASASVHIRMAFLRKVYSILSLQVLLTSVTASFFLYFESVRTFVHESPALILVFALGSLGLIFALTVNRHKHPLNLYLLFGFTLFEALTVAFVVTFYDVYIILQAFILTTAVFLGLTVYTLQSKRDFSKFGAGLFAVLWILCLSGILKLFFYSQTLELVLAAVGALLFCGFIIYDTHSLMHRLSPEEYVLAAISLYLDVINLFLHLLRFLEAVNKK; translated from the exons ATGGCCGACCCCGACCCCCGCTACCCCTGCGCCTCCATCGAGGACGACTTCAACTATGGCAGCTGCGTGGCCTCCGCCAGTGTGCACATCCGAATGG ccttTCTAAGAAAAGTCTACAGCATCCTTTCTCTGCAAGTTCTCTTAACTTCAGtgacagcttctttttttttatactttgagTCTGTACGGACATTTGTACATGAAAG tcctgCCTTAATTTTGGTGTTTGCCCTTGGATCTTTGGGTTTGATTTTTGCATTGACTGTAAACAGACATAAGCATCCCCTTAACCTGTACCTGCTTTTTGGATTT acaCTTTTCGAAGCTCTGACTGTGGCCTTTGTTG ttaCTTTCTATGATGTCTATATTATCCTGCAAGCGTTTATACTGACTACTGCTGTATTTCTTGGTTTGACTGTATATACTCTACAATCTAAGAGAGATTTCAGCAAATTTGGAGCAGG actGTTTGCTGTTCTGTGGATTTTGTGCTTGTCAGGAATCTTGAAA TTATTTTTCTATAGTCAAACATTGGAGTTGGTCTTGGCTGCTGTGGGGGCCCTCCTTTTCTGTGGATTCATCATCTATGACACACATTCATTGATGCATAGGCTGTCACCTGAAGAATATGTATTAGCTGCCATCAGCCTTTATTTGGATGTCATCAACCTGTTCCTGCACCTGTTGCGGTTTTTGGAAGCAGTTAATAAAAAGTGA